The genomic interval CTCTCAGTGCACTCATCAGTTGGGTGTACTTCCGGAAGGAGGAGCGGGAAAAATACTTCAAGAAGTTCTTCAATTACATCAATCTCAATGCTGTCTCCAACAAGACGCTGATGTTTGCCAGCAACAAGCTGGCAGGCTTGGAGAACAACTCTGCCCACGCGACTTTGATCGAAAGTGTCCTGATGGACCGTAAGCAGGAGCGCCCGTGCAGCCTGCTAAGCTACCAGCGGAAAGGGGCCCTGCTTGATTCGGTGGTCATCCTTGGTGGCCAGAAGGCCCATGGCAAGTTCAACGATGGAGTGTTTGCCTATATCATCCAGGAGAACCTGTGGCTGAAGCTCTCAGAGATGCCGTACAGGGCAGCGGCACTTAGTGCCACTGCTGCTGGCCGTTACATCTACATATCCGGTGGCACCACTGAACAGATTTCAGGACTGAAGACAGCGTGGCGGTATGACATGGACGACAACTCCTGGACCAAGCTGCCTGACCTGCCCATTGGGCTTGTCTTCCACACCATGGTGACCTGTGGGGGAACAGTTTACTCAGTGGGTGGGAGCATTGCCCCACGCCGGTACGTCTCTAACATCTATCGCTACGATGAACGCAAGGAAACCTGGTGCTTGGCAGGGAAGATGAGCATCCCCATGGATGGCACAGCAGTGATCACTAAGGGTGACCGGAACCTGTACATTGTCACTGGGCGATGCCTGGTAAAGGGCTACATCTCCCGGGTCGGTGTAGTGGACTGCTTTGACACCTGTACAGGGGAAGTAGTCCAGTGTATCACCTTCCCCATCGAATTCAACCACCGGCCCCTGCTCTCATTCCATCAGGACAACATCCTCCGTGTACACAGCCACCGGCAGAGCGTGGAAATCAATTTACAGAAGATCAAGGCCAACAAGTCAACAACCTCAATACCTCTGTTGCCCAACAGTTGTCCCTTGGATGTATCCCACGCTATCTGCTCCATCGGAGACAGCAAGGTATTTGTATGTGGGGGCGTCACCACAGCCAACGATGTCCAGACAAAAGACTACACCATCAATCCTAACGCTTACTTGCTGGACCAAAAGATAGGTGAATGGAAGACCCTTGCCTGCCCACCTGAGGCACTGGACTGTCCTGCGTGCTGTCTAGCCAAGCTACCTTGCAAGATTCTTCAAAGAATTTAAACAACTTTTTAAGTGGGAGAATAAGTAAATGCATTATCATTCACAATTTAATAacagagagcaagggaggaaTGTGGCTTTGGATTCCTTGTAGTGGTGGTCAATGCTTGGGCTCTGGGCTACGTATGTTCCTGGTGGGTAGGATTCAGGGTTAGTGTCTCAATGGAGGTAACTAGCAGAGATGGAGTTTCTGGTTGGTGGTCTACAGTGGgtagattaattaattaactaattaattaattaattaattttgttattcCAGGACTGGAGGTCTctaaactgaggcaggaaaaaatAATCCTTGGTGGTGTTGGGATTGAAGTTCCTCCAAGACTCTGGGCTAGAGGATGTTTGAGCGTccgtccccccccacacacacaccccgtgcCTCATCTGTGTGGTCACCTCTCAGGGATCTGCTAACATATTAGTCTCTGCTCAGAGTTGTGATACCATGGGCTCTTCCAGCATGTGTTTGCTTCAGGTTTTCTGGGGAGCCAGGAAAGGACCTATTCCAAGTCTGAGAGAGCAGCTTTGTaggctgggaaggaaggaggtatGTGGGCAAGTCCAGGGACAAGCAGGGTCAACGGCCCGTTGTATTTGTGTAGCTAGGGTGGGTTATGTCTCATTTGGGGGAAGCTGAGAATGGTTTACAACTGCTTCTAGTCGGAGAAGTTCCTGGAGAACTTTCTCAGGAATGTGAGGTTTGAATCAGAGGTGGGCAAGCTACAGtaaatagagaagaaagaagtccATATTCATAGTGGCATGAAGCTGTAATGGGGGTCAGGAGGTATGCTCGGGTGCCAGTTCAAGAGCCTGCTAGGTTATTCTGGGTAAATTAACTTATATCTCTGTGTCTTAATTGCCTTTTCTGTAACAGAGGTAGTGAGACTACCTACCTAATGGTATAAGTGTGGAATTTTAATGAGTGGAATGCCCAGGACAGATAGTCCCCAGCATACGTTGTGCCGAGGAAACCCCCCTCTGTCTCAGGATCTTATTCTGTAGCTCAGACCTCttgggaactcactatgtagctgaggctggcctgggatgATTATCCCCTTGCCTTCACCTAATGTCTCATTTGTagctcctagtgctgggatcccaggtgTGTGCTCCCACGCCTGACTCAGAATTACCTTGTTAAAGGATAAGCCTTGCTCCATCCAAATATTCCCAAGATCCATCGCTTTAGGATGCCACTGAAGGGTAAAGCCTAGTGTTAAGAAggccctctttaaaaaaaaaaaaaaattacctaaagaattctcagtctttttcttttttttttaattttttttattattatatagacaccagaagagggagtcagatctcattatggatggttgtgagccaccatgtggttgctgggatttgaactcaggactttcgggagagcagccagtgctcttaaccacggagccatctcaccagcccctcagtCTTTTTCTAAATTACCTCTTTAGAAAACAGGTATAAAGTCTGGAATTCAAAATTGGAATGTTTTGGTCCAAATTGTATTATTcagaaatgaaatagaattttaaattgcTTTATGAGAAATAATTTATGCTCACTATAAttgacttatttaaaatatacagcttaGTGGAACACATAactcctataatctcagcagttaagatgaGCTTGGGTTACACAATGAGTCTCAGGCCTGGCTGGGCTGCCAGGAGAGTCCCTGGTTCAAAAGggggtggggactggagagacagctcaatggctaagaacactggctgctcttacagaggatccaagcttgattcacagcacccacatagctgcttacaaccatctataattccagatCCTAGGATCTGATTCCCTCCTTCTGGCCTCAATGGTCactgcacacaacacacatggtgcacagacatacacacagacatgcaagcaaaacaccaataggcataaaacaaaacaaaagcccaacaAGTAAACAAAAGATATGCAGCTCTTGGAGTTAGGCCCTGCACACTTGTAAGCCCAGTGTTTCCTGGAGATGAGAGGATTGGAATTTCAAGGTCATTCACAACTATTccatagcaaatttgaggccagcctatacTGCATGggaaccctgtctttaaaaaaaaaaaaaagctgagcataGTGGCAAATGctttttatcccagcatttgggaagcagaggcaagtagatctctgaatttgaggctagcctggcctatgtAGTCAGTTCTAAGCCATCTGTGAGTACACgctgagatcctatctcaaattatatatatatatatatatatatatatatatatatatatatatatatatatataaaagtatgcaACTGTATGGTTCTTATTCACTCACAGAGCTGTGCAATCATCATCAAAACTTTAGAGTATAGTCTGTCTTAGAAAGAAAGCCTGAGCCCTGGGTGCCATGGCTCACACCTGTGGTCTAGCACCCTCAAGACTGAGGCAAGAGTttgccaggagttcaaggccagcctgacctacctAATTCTAGGTTCCGtagagtgagaccttgtgtcaaaaatcCCCCCAAAAAGACCTGTAACTCTCTGCTTGCACCTCCAACCTCACCTCCACGGCCCTATGTAGCCACAGGTCTATTTGCTGTCATTATGAATCTCCCTGTTTTGGACAGTTCACTTAAGTGAGATGTTCATGTATCTAATCTAGCATCTCCAACTTAGCTTTGTGTTTTTGAAGTTCATCCGGTATAAGACATGTCACACATCATGGCTGATAAACATTTGgatgatttctgttttgttttgttttgttttgttttttgttttcgttttttttcgagacagggtttctccatgtagtcctggctgtcctggaactcactctgtagaccaggctggcctcgaactcagaaatctgcctgcctctacctcccaagtgctgggattaaaggtgtgcgccaccaccgcccggcacatttGGATGATTTCTACTTTGGGGCTATTGTGAATGATATTGACTTGAGCATTGCTATACACATTTTTATGACAgtgtatgttttcatttctttctggtgAACACCAAGAAGGGTATGTCCAGGAATTCTGGGTCTAACCAATTGAGGAAATGATAGGCTTGATTCCCAAAACAACTGGTGTCATTTCCCACAGGGGCTTCGGTCCTCCAGACCTCCGCCCACACATACTGTCTTTCTGAATACTAACCTGAAGGGACATCTCATTGTGGGCTTGATTTGCGTTTCTCTGATCGTTAAAAACAAAGACCAGGGCTGTCCCTGGCTGCagtgcctgcctttggatcctcttcccctaactgcctcaatagaagaaaatatgCCTAGTCCCACCCAACTTGTTATGCCAAGGctttgatatccatgggaggcctcctcttttctgagaagaaaaggaagaaggtcagaaagggaggaggagagggaagagggagggactgggaacggaggagggaggggaagctgtgatcagaatataaaggaaataataataataaagcaaagaCAATGAATACTTTTTCTTGGGCTAATTGGATGAAAGTTATTAAATAGCCTTGTGTTTTCTCCACTTAACTGCTACTGGAGAAATTGTTTCTATCAAAAGGGTTTTATCTGAGGCAGGATCTTGTTATGaagttggtctcgaactcagatcttcctgcctccctaccTTTTGAGTGCCAAGAAAGAGGTTTAAGACAGGATAAAACAAAGATTACAACTACGACTAAGGCTATAGTGTATCATCTCAGACAACAGAATAATTGGGgagactgtctgtctgtcagccTCTGTTAGATTATCCCAGACTTGCTCAGAGTATGTTCCTGGTGACGTCCACACATACACTATGGGGGGTCCTAGAGAGCCATCTTCCAGGagtcttctccttcctccatatGGGTCTCAGGAACCAGTTAAGTTGTTAGGCTTGGCAAGTACCTGCTGAATTTAAGGTTAAAATCTTCAGTGAAGGCCagacaggcctgtaatcccagcccttggaggtggagacaagacCATCAGGAGTCAGAGGTCACTTCTGGCTgtatagggagttccaggcagGCCTAGCctgcagagtgagatcctgtAGACTGTGGTTTCCCAGGGCTGGAGGGGTTTGAAGAAGGTACTGCAGAGGGTACTGGAGGTAATGGGAATGTCCTAACAATTGTAATTACACATCAttgatggattaaaaaaaatcctttgaataTATGAAACATGTGAATCCTATCTCaataaaactgtttaagaattatcatgacttctgtcttgctcatTCCCACTTGAGGAAAGCCAAGTTCTGTGTTGTCTGAGCCTTGTCCTGCCTCAGTGAAATTTTCAAGGTCTGTGTCTCTGGCCAACAACTTGACTTCAGCTTAAGGAGAGCTTCTGATCCAGAGCCACTTGGCTGTGCTCACCCAGAGCGCTGGCCTTAAAGACCATGTGACCACATTTGTTATAAAGTTTGTGATGGTCAGTACACAGCAATAGACAATACAGGTTACCTACCCCTTTAAGGGATGTCTATATAAATTACATTTCAGAGCTACTTGTTATTACTTTTCTGGTATATTATGTACCTCTGCTGAAATATATGCTGTAAGTGAAAATGTTGAGGGGTATCTAAGAGAGAAGATGGCTTGAACATGGGTTTAAGCCAGTAAAAAGTCTTTATGAGCTGGCCAGGATCAGTGTagccctgagcctttctcagggtgagcttttaagcacaaaaccaTGTTCTAGgctgacatacttcagttaacaagaacagttagccagcaGCAGAACTACGGAAGCCAAaaggcaaggttagtacatttagagactttcccagaactatgaaTTCTGGGTCTTTGCCTTAGCTTTGGCTGGTGGTGCTGTCTACATGCTGAGCTTTACAGtctgaatggtacttccatcatggagtcagttgggCTAAGGTCTGGGGCCTACTAGTTACATAATCAAAGTCAATCTAGGACAAAAGTGTTTTGTGGTTctgggatcaaatccaggaccttGCAATGCTAGCTGTCTCCAGCCCTCACCACAAAGAGTTTttaacaggggctggtgagatggctcagtgaggaagagcactgactgttcttcggaaggtcatgagttcaaatcccagcaaccacatggtggctcacaaccacccataatgagatctgacgccctcttctggtgcgtctgaagacagctacagtgtacttacatataataaataaattttttaaaaaaaaagagtttttaacAATTAAAGCCttacataaattataaatattttttttaaaagggatcAATAGATCATAGTGGTTAACAGTGGtgatcccagcagtcaggaagagagggcaggaaaACGGGCTTGAGGTCAAGACTAACATGGACCATAGAGTTGAGGCACTCTCAAACCATCAAAaaaagtgtgggtgtgtgtggggggttggggttgggggtagggtagGATGGATCAGTAAAAgtcagcaaaacaaacaaaatattctagTAAGATGGAACTCAGGGGCAATTATAATGGTGGAATGTGTGTCTGGAACATAAGTGAAGATCTGAAATGCCTTTATCCCAAGTCTTTTCTTGTGTTGTgttggagatggaactcagggccttcttCGCTCTACGCAAGTGCTTTACCATGAGCCACACCCCATTGACTGGTATTTTAAGTGGATGAAGGCAGATCTCAAATTTAGATTCcattatatttagtgttttggttttggttttagttttggttttttgtttgtttttgtttttttgttttagacagtctcactgagtagccctggctgaccaagaactcatagagatctacctgcctctgctctaTTAGATAAcgttttacatattttttttaaaaaatgtatgtgtgccacatatgTTCAGgtgcccacaggggccagaaggGGTGgtatcccctgaaactggaggtaCAGGTGGTGTATGCCACCTGACCTtggtactgagaatcaaactctggtcctctgtaagagccaaAGCATTGtcagcagctgagccatctccctagcccctgaaATCCTACTAGACAGCAACACAGGTTTGGATACAAGGATCACTCAGTAAAGTACTTGTTGCACAGACATGAGGACCTGATTTCTCatgcccagcatccacataacatctggctgtggtggtgcacatctgtaaggcagagagacaggtggGTCCTGAGTGTCCCATGCCAGTCTAACTGAAACGGCAAGCTCCAAGTTCActaagaaacccagtctcaaaaaactgggatggagctgggtgtggtggtacacgatagtctttaatcccagcactaaggaggcagggacaggtggatctccatgagttcaaggccaggctggtctacaaagtgagtgtcaggacagccaggactacatagagagacccagtctcaaaaaaaaaaacaaaacattaaaccTAGTAAAAACCCTTTCCAtgggtctgggaagatggctccttAGTGAAAAGCACCTGCTCTGCGAGGAGGACCCTGAGTTTGAACCCCTAGGACCTGTGAAAATCTGGCTGTGAACAGAGCAAGTCTGAAACCCCAGTGATTCCTGAGGTGAGATGAGAGGGGGGACCGACAGGAAAGTCCCTCCCCGAAAACTTACAAGCCAGCTAGCCTGCTGTACACATCAGTGAAGCACACAAGGGAAAAGGTGAAGATCGACTtctgaggctgtcctctggcctcgcCCATGCCACGGCACAGTCCCGTATCCATATATAAATATGCCTACTAaggtaatagaaaataaagacctTTTGGCAAacacttctatttttttcttggtgGAACTCTTATACTAGCCAAGCATAGTGGTGCACCATTTGGAAGGTGGAACTACTAGTTTGAGGTTATTTTCTGTCACagtgcaagttcaaagccaacctgggctacaacaGACcgtttgagagacagagagagacggggggtgggagggaggaagaaggaaggattaaTATAAACAAACCTTTTGCCTCCCATTAGTGGGAGCTGAACTGTATGTCTTCTGAACCAGACTTTGGTTATCAATACCCTGTAGAATGTATCTTGAGGGTGCCCCCAGTTCCAAACTCAGTGTATCCATACTTGTGGTCTGAGTTCCACCTCACTGTTGGGGTATAGGAATGATACTTGGGCAGGTAAAACAGGAGGGCCCTAGGCTACATTCCATCCTCACTGCCATGGAGTGTTGGGCGGGGGAAAGGGGGTGGAACACAGCCTAAGATGGGGGCCCCCCAGCCTGGGTGAGAAATGGTGCAGGCCGAGGCTGAGGAGTCAGTGTTCCTAAACTCCTGGGCACCCAGTCACCATTAGGAAACACATGGAGTCAGGAGTGAGGGGGCCATGAGGTCTAGCAATGGCGGGGAGGGTCCTCCAGTTTAGCTCAGGGGCGAGTGTCCATGTCTGGAGGGCAGAGGGGCTTCTGTGGGAGACTTAGGTTTCGTGGCTGTGTATGGCCAAGGCTTTCCCCCCATGGAGGTTCTTGATGAGAGATATAGTCCTTGTTTGTCCCAACTGTTTATTcattgttcatcatggaaaatgggtgCATGCCACTTCCTcggggtggaccagagattaaataccttttgcaggaaggaatgtccgggaagggaagcttattggctgaACCCTCTgggcccatctagatacctcattagcacagAGAACTCTGTCTTCTGTGCTTCGTGACTAGCTGTCACCATCCTCATGTGGGGTGTCATGGTCACGTGCTCCAGGACGGGAACCAGGTCAGGAGCGGATGAAATGCCTACCATCCTCAGATATGAGAATTTGCCAAGCATTCTGAATCCACTCAACCCTCCAAGTTTTTGTCTGGTGACAGCTCccctggccacacacacacactgaattctTTGTCTGCCTCATCTCCCCTGAACAACCCAAACTGTTTGCTCTGTTgtgttgtggttttctgttttagttagggtttcattgccttgaagagacaccatgaccatggcaactctttcaaaggaaaacatttcacgggggtggggggggtggcttacagtttcagagattcagtccattatcatcatagtgggaagcacgGTATTATATAGGCAGGCAagatgctggaggagccaagagctctacatcttgatctgaaggcatcgAGGAGGAGACTCtgtcacactggccagacttgagcacatctatgagacctcaaagtctcatctccacagtgacatacttcctataacaagaccacacttcttccaataaggtcacatctcctaatagtgccacttcccatgggccaagcatattcaaacaatcACAGTAGGAACCTTACCTGTGAATATTTCTATCTCCCTCTTCCTACTTACTACATATGGCCACTGAGTATTCTCTGCATTGCCTCCATGTCTCTCCTCCTGTGTGAGCCCACTACCATTCCCTGGACCCTCACTCCACACCCTTATGAAGTAGAAGTTTCTGGTaatgtcatgtgatgcagactcatgtggtgttttgctgaagcaagatccgtgggaggacacgtgatgtttggagaaagtataaTTAGGACCCAGCAGACAGTGATTGGgcacttgcatagctagccttgcaaGGCTTCGTTAGTCTCAcatcttcgctgatcttcacttcatcgAGAGAGGCACAGTAGAGAACTTCTCGTGGCATCCTGGCTAGTCTGGTCACTCCTGTTGACTTGTGCCAattcagcagaggcctggctgtttctgctggatcctgccactgctgctggttcgtgtttggtatcctgacactactgggctggactgctggtatcctgacaatggagaTTGGAACGGCCtaaaagaactacttctaaacaagtccaTATCCCcatgtcctatttaccatcttttctctcctacctttggacagtgggctagaagggaggtcaaagcatttaaaaaatcttattaaaataggttttgaaaatatCTAAgcctattcccctccccctgaaCCCCTGAGTCAGTCTCCCACTCTTTTTGGAACTCTCCCGTGGCTTACGTTAGAAAGCTGGAGATACTTTTCCAAACCAGATCATTAAAGCCACCTCAGGGCCTCTACAAGTGAGGAACACCCCTAGCCTGGGTACTCAGGCCCTCTTTATTTGGTTTCAACCTACTTTCACCTGTGCCCACCTGGTCTCCTGACTTCTGCCTACACCTTAACCAAATCGCATTCCTGAGCGCTCTCTGGTATCCTCTGTTATTCCATGTATAACATCTTTATTACATTTGTCACTTTGTGTGTGAAGGGAAGGCACGTCCCAcagtgcacatgtagaggtcaaaggacaagttgagagagtcggttctctccttctatcctgtgtgtccctgggattgaactcagatcgtCAGTTTTGATGGCCAGCACCTTTATCCAAGAAGCCCTCTTGGGGACACTCTCTTAGTTTCTGTGACTATAAGAGGACATTGGAGAGAGGGTGAtgcctacaaaaacaaaatagtgtgtgtgtgttgggggacgACTTAGGATCTGGTTGAGTCCTACTAGCATGATATTGGTATATGGCAAGTGACCCCTGGCTCATAACAAGAAAGATGGCATCAAATAATGGTGAGTTAGAGGTCATGTGATGAGAGGAAAACCACAAAGGAGCCAAGATTGTTCTTTTAGAATAAGAACCTGCTCTTGAGGGAGTTTATTCAATCCTGCAAGACCACCCTCTGGGACCACCATCAATTCCCAACCTTCTCTTCTAATCACAGCCCCTCCCGTCAGGTTCTACCTCCTATGAGTTCCAGCATTTTCAGTGTCGTTATCCCAGGACCAATGgtatggtttgaataggaatggcttgATGGGCgacggtggcgcacgcctttaatcccagcacttgggaggcagaggcaggtggatttctgagttcgaggccagcctggtctacaaagtgagttacaggacagccaggcctatacagagaaacccagtctcaaaaaacaaacaaacaaacaaaaggaatggcTTGCGTAGGCTTacacatttgaatgcttggtcattaggagTATACTATTTGACAGGAAGCGGGTGTGGCCTTGGGGTGGGTATGGCCttgggagtgggtgtggccttgttggaggaagcatgggTGGGTGGGTTAGCTTTGGCATTTCAGAAGCCCAAACCAGACCCAGAGTATCTCcctcttcctgttgctgtggatctagaactctcagctccttctccagcaccatgccttcctgcatgctgccatgcttcccaccatgctgataatagaccgaacctctgaaacgctaagccagccccaattaattgcttttttaaaaaaagaattgccatggtcatggtgttgaaagacccccaaaactggggagatccttactcaagtctcgggatgacgcgaccacccaatgactcacgagaggccgaacttgctgcaatcacatgaggtttattggggataccggtaccgggtcgatctcatgaccttgctggccagagttcgaccccgggtcgatctcatgaccatgctggccagagttcgactcCGACCGAACACAAGAAAGTGTGAGATATTtaaaagggaagctgggggcggagagagagttaccaaggagacagaacataaacagtggagactttcagagggacccaacccaaggtgttcagttagggaggggaacacgttcattctaggaatgcaatcttcatctactggtcaatagggtggagagtctcataaaccactagaccttcattcttagttccaccctcattgtggatcagccaggagggacaagtatcgggaaccagagccctgaggctctggattagcaaagttcctggaactagctactccaccttttttttggtttgtggcagaggttttccatgcctgcttttaggtaaaagttatacattatacattctaagattatCCAGCCtttcagtgtctcttcacagcaacagaacatgCACTAAGGCAAGCAAGCTTCCAGAACTACGTCTCTGAGTTGTACCATAGCATCCTCTGTCCTTACCTTTTGGACTCTGCCGAGAGCCATCTCAAATGCTATCCTAACCAGtaatcatttttttgtgtgtaggtgtgtgtgttacTCTGAGTGTGCACATTGTGCaggtacatgtggaggccagagactgaTGTTGATGTCTTTCTGTATTGCTCTTCACCCTAATTTTTGAGATACGGtcagtctgtcactgaacctggaattcactgtTTGAGGTAGGCTGGCAGAATAGCAAGCCTGAAGGGACAACCTCTCTCTTATGCTTCAGTGCTGACAGatgttacagatgtgtgcttccACATCCAGATTTTTACTCCGTGCTGTTTACTCGGTGCTGGGGATCACGCTCAGtgctcatgcttgtgcagcaacaCTTTATGTATAAAATCACTTCTGAGACAGCGAACTAGTTAATCAGCTTTTGCTCCTAGAGGGTCATATGTACTGCACCCACCTAAGAGCTCTGgattctccccctctctctctccctctcttcctctccctgtctccctctccctgtctctctgtctccctctccctgtctccctgtctccctccctttctcccccccccccacacctgtataattttgttttttgtttcaagactgaaacacagagttcagtATGTCTCACACAGTATAGGCTGGCAGACTTTCCTGCAtttacctcccaagtgatggTGGGATTTCAggatgtgccaccatgcacagcTACGATAGAATAGTATGTGTTTCAtgcttggggtttttgttttgttttaagacagggtctcactaggcagctttggctatcttagaactccctatcagaccaggctggcctcaaactcacagagatctacctacctctacctcccaagtgctgggattaaaggtatgtaccaccatgcacaGCTAAAATGGAGTAATATGTGTaatggttaattttatgtgtcaacttggcCAGCCACATTATTGGTCAAACATTGTTCTAGATGTTTCAGTGAAGGTATATTTTAAGACAAGATTAACATTAAATCAAACTAAATAGATGATGAATGAAACAGATTCCTTTCTGTAATGCTGAAGGGTTTCCTCCAGTGGAACAGAAAAGACTGACatttagg from Mastomys coucha isolate ucsf_1 unplaced genomic scaffold, UCSF_Mcou_1 pScaffold18, whole genome shotgun sequence carries:
- the Ccin gene encoding calicin — encoded protein: MKLEFTEKNYNSFVLQNLNKQRKRKEYWDMALTVDHHVFFAHRNVLAAVSPLVKSLISSNDMKTTDELYITIDPNYLSPATVDQLLDYFYSGKVVISEQNVEELLRGAQYFNTPRLRIHCNDFLIKSIRRVNCLRYLFLAELFELKEVSDLAYSGIRDNFHFWASPEGSMHFMRCPPVIFGRLLRDENLHVLNEDQALSALISWVYFRKEEREKYFKKFFNYINLNAVSNKTLMFASNKLAGLENNSAHATLIESVLMDRKQERPCSLLSYQRKGALLDSVVILGGQKAHGKFNDGVFAYIIQENLWLKLSEMPYRAAALSATAAGRYIYISGGTTEQISGLKTAWRYDMDDNSWTKLPDLPIGLVFHTMVTCGGTVYSVGGSIAPRRYVSNIYRYDERKETWCLAGKMSIPMDGTAVITKGDRNLYIVTGRCLVKGYISRVGVVDCFDTCTGEVVQCITFPIEFNHRPLLSFHQDNILRVHSHRQSVEINLQKIKANKSTTSIPLLPNSCPLDVSHAICSIGDSKVFVCGGVTTANDVQTKDYTINPNAYLLDQKIGEWKTLACPPEALDCPACCLAKLPCKILQRI